One genomic segment of Drosophila melanogaster chromosome 3R includes these proteins:
- the pygo gene encoding pygopus — MTHNLGMAPYRLPGPAGGLCPPDFKPPPPTDIISAPSNPKKRRKTSSAANSAAAVAAAAAAAAAANSMQQQQAPPTPQDLLPPPPMGGFGDTIIASNPFDDSPQVSAMSSSAAAAMAAMNQMGGGPGGGHFGGGGPGGHPHWEDRMGMGGGPPPPPHMHPHMHPHHPGGPMGHPHGPHPHMGGPPPMRGMSPMHPHQMGPGPGVGLPPHMNHGRPGGPGGPGGPVPMGSPMGGIAGMGGMSPMGGMGGPSISPHHMGMGGLSPMGGGPNGPNPRAMQGSPMGGPGQNSPMNSLPMGSPMGNPIGSPLGPPSGPGPGNPGNTGGPQQQQQQPPQPPMNNGQMGPPPLHSPLGNGPTGHGSHMPGGPIPGPGPGPGGLVGPGGISPAHGNNPGGSGNNMLGGNPGGGNSNNNGSNTSNASNNNQNPHLSPAAGRLGVPTSMQSNGPSVSSVASSSVPSPATPTLTPTSTATSMSTSVPTSSPAPPAMSPHHSLNSAGPSPGMPNSGPSPLQSPAGPNGPNNNNSNNNNGPMMGQMIPNAVPMQHQQHMGGGPPGHGPGPMPGMGMNQMLPPQQPSHLGPPHPNMMNHPHHPHHHPGGPPPHMMGGPGMHGGPAGMPPHMGGGPNPHMMGGPHGNAGPHMGHGHMGGVPGPGPGPGGMNGPPHPHMSPHHGHPHHHHNPMGGPGPNMFGGGGGGPMGPGGPMGNMGPMGGGPMGGPMGVGPKPMTMGGGKMYPPGQPMVFNPQNPNAPPIYPCGMCHKEVNDNDEAVFCESGCNFFFHRTCVGLTEAAFQMLNKEVFAEWCCDKCVSSKHIPMVKFKC, encoded by the exons ATGACCCACAATCTTGGTATGGCGCCATATCGATTGCCGGGTCCAGCGGGCGGACTCTGTCCGCCCGATTTTAAGCCGCCGCCTCCCACGGACATCATCTCGGCGCCGAGCAATCCGAAGAAGCGGCGAAAAACCTCAAGTGCCGCCAACTCCGCTGCAGCGGTggctgcggcggcggctgcagcagctgctgcgaATTccatgcagcagcagcaggcgccaCCCACACCGCAGGATTTGCTGCCCCCTCCGCCAATGGGAGGCTTCGGAGACACCATTATTGCCTCGAATCCATTCGACGACAGTCCCCAGGTGTCGGCGATGTCCAGCTCAGCGGCCGCGGCGATGGCGGCCATGAATCAGATGGGCGGCGGACCAGGAGGTGGTCACTTTGGCGGCGGTGGACCGGGTGGGCACCCGCACTGGGAAGACCGCATGGGCATGGGCGGTGGACCTCCTCCCCCGCCTCACATGCATCCCCATATGCACCCGCATCATCCAGGCGGACCTATGGGTCACCCACATGGCCCACATCCGCACATGGGTGGTCCACCTCCAATGCGAGGAATGAGCCCCATGCACCCCCATCAAATGGGACCGGGACCAGGCGTCGGACTACCGCCGCATATGAATCACGGAAGGCCAGGGGGACCTGGTGGTCCTGGAGGACCCGTCCCAATGGGTAGTCCCATGGGTGGAATAGCTGGCATGGGCGGCATGAGCCCAATGGGCGGAATGGGAGGCCCCAGCATATCACCCCATCACATGGGCATGGGTGGTCTGTCGCCCATGGGAGGCGGTCCCAACGGACCCAATCCGCGAGCCATGCAGGGTTCACCGATGGGCGGTCCGGGGCAGAACTCGCCAATGAACTCACTGCCTATGGGTTCGCCAATGGGCAATCCAATTGGCAGCCCGTTGGGCCCTCCCTCGGGACCGGGCCCTGGGAATCCCGGCAATACCGGCGgaccacagcagcaacaacaacaacctcCGCAGCCACCGATGAACAACGGGCAGATGGGTCCTCCTCCTCTGCACAGTCCGCTCGGAAACGGACCAACGGGTCATGGCAGTCACATGCCTGGAGGACCAATCCCAGGACCAGGTCCTGGGCCTGGCGGCCTAGTAGGTCCCGGTGGCATCTCCCCCGCGCACGGCAATAACCCGGGTGGTTCTGGGAACAACATGCTCGGCGGGAATCCCGGcggcggcaacagcaacaacaacggaaGCAATACAAGTaacgccagcaacaacaatcaaaATCCTCACCTCTCGCCAGCAGCCGGACGCCTGGGAGTGCCGACGTCGATGCAGTCGAATGGACCTTCGGTATCATCGGTAGCCTCCTCATCGGTTCCCTCGCCCGCCACGCCCACGCTCACGCCCACATCGACGGCCACGTCCATGTCCACGTCAGTGCCTACATCCTCGCCAGCGCCGCCCGCCATGTCACCGCATCACTCGCTAAACAGCGCCGGCCCGAGTCCGGGCATGCCCAACTCGGGACCCAGCCCGCTGCAGTCACCAGCCGGACCCAATGGCcccaataacaacaacagcaataacaacaacggACCCATGATGGGCCAGATGATCCCGAACGCAGTTCCTatgcagcaccagcagcacaTGGGCGGCGGCCCACCTGGCCACGGGCCCGGACCAATGCCCGGAATGGGCATGAACCAAATGCTGCCACCGCAGCAACCCTCCCATCTTGGTCCCCCGCATCCGAATATGATGAACCACCCGCATCATCCGCACCATCATCCTGGCGGACCACCGCCGCACATGATGGGTGGACCCGGAATGCACGGCGGTCCTGCTGGAATGCCTCCTCATATGGGCGGAGGACCTAATCCGCACATGATGGGCGGTCCGCACGGGAACGCGGGTCCGCACATGGGCCACGGCCACATGGGTGGAGTACCAGGTCCAGGACCCGGACCCGGCGGCATGAACGGACCCCCGCATCCGCACATGTCCCCGCACCACGGACATCCGCATCACCACCACAATCCGATGGGCGGCCCAGGTCCAAATATGttcggcggtggtggaggaggTCCCATGGGTCCCGGTGGACCGATGGGCAACATGGGGCCCATGGGAGGTGGCCCGATGGGCGGCCCTATGGGCGTAGGTCCCAAGCCGATGACAATGGGCGGCGGGAAGATGTACCCGCCGGGACAGCCAATGGTCTTTAATCCGCAGAACCCGAATGCGCCGCCCATATATCCTTGTGGCATGTGCCACAAGGAGGTGAACGACAACGACGAAGCCGTGTTCTGTGAATCCGGTTGTAACTTTTTCTTTCACAG AACCTGTGTTGGCCTGACAGAGGCGGCCTTCCAAATGCTCAACAAGGAGGTGTTTGCCGAGTGGTGCTGCGACAAGTGCGTGTCTTCCAAGCATATTCCCATGGTCAAGTTCAAGTGTTGA
- the rod gene encoding rough deal, producing the protein MWSNFEASSLEDETISNIFSSRGIFQISSEEEVNKYPDVMASVQCGKMVIGIDKSLLLLEDELVAKCSFLAFGAAIEAIAISSSGNLIVCGLSDGEVHGVFIKGLLLFSVAVNLEDVSLTGGTFRSIHQLDQRFYFTCKNGSIYSLSDIDETCLETLGNMSLNENETIACEKALLEDVTIQRLSKGRSSCSVDCAVLLKRLLTGNISAENNQDDLEAQPGLVITGDQSTMNFRNAANDVTRINLPAQYGSLKQIFNLEHYIIALTDSGHLVEICPYTRTVYMCQTTQQKNLLIEDLLVMECSEDNIELLVLTKSTAEGRFIKIVEYPTLNVKNEVEVPDHAWLVRQPKCAVNLYYLAAKEVNQSSIPSVVEMMLVSETDPSDRFKKLICKGRLEEAEEFGKQFELCLQPIYEAKAKRILVELCNSNSQNVDTKFQDLLQLLSQVESKAFIKSHRMINLNSRHILERYLHEVKKRLTFEDDEEDMLEIDEQLHRLKTLAIIDPYECNTDWQKFIYDNNLVRMVKSLFNTDMPTACLIWRRHSSSILPLLNEDELRTLLGFIPSNTKPFNVVQWLRQFIPMVSNTHPSIMPFITDWSIEMTRNLQYSPHWPDIGLEFCTKILDIFEEIQFTYSDVRRQQERNVGKLRDLVNALQDLSVLKTNYNMGFTLDNYMQDSIDATALSILQHVQLDKLQRLVKNFMYPIFQEKGRQPLDVIKQYISQLVASRLSSSSWLDRAMACIELLHNEDSRLECALSVLQNAPVPWPDTLAPLIRLRASTHPLAVKINAEYEIQVIKIMKVKYGWPADSSDINLELFMMRIVKLNLPDMLDDISALTKAAPELSTSANFNCCYQMARRGQVEMAYEFFKKLNGEKNSKSAKEVVEIMANILENSSSASFESDIKVQEHLNVLELFKLFLPHVESVYERRYLVIKHRFRLRKFGILLSCSSELIPLHRRHCLLDEAIERIIERAQATLNVSAFIASEISELCTALGLPKVFGLHRICQRIGCLPLSCALAYHVVSFVDCVPANAGEFVNLALELLVQQIESAKGKNQETASSLQLINENDPLSFYLAYELLTSALLHESSRRHDLVELIKYIRVAVIHYPLDAIKSHYDGKEQAVNEHICRALDGISVALGETTINFSCALNGSFDVKTLTVPTTTKKRYSVSMFDEVEVQPIQQQPQKKSVGGRMAIVKFLARTLLLMVIETEPNNSLLMQVRNELPENTKADVESACADFFLSLEHLTKVKEHDAWYVMSQYLLDFQKQNCRTKRIINEGFITLQLRRIFRNAMGSKDVNFIELFTMLVVDSEALALLEKLSVEVKTDLQKINFLTLSAMYHEHIEDLDSVHMIRTKRLKLFYYLEFCQQDHRIKGKFNADMDNIEDLLKEFHNKQLDVQLLERMSKDFGFDYQKILITQILSILSAQELRFEVKRDTFGDEELVMLSSAQEMRDMCQPYINEINNVELFTSKLKHFIEDINIYFYELYMCVINILMYFDSAPKEMEIWMNILHFLRHKMITRRRNRPGQVETDTWLKSQRENGVMPKISRYRLPFKPIVEQPLKDILDSELNVDNCQSWFPLIQMYTALKGSKDSSQNCDYFCMSAVKNSISEYKSKNDSESWSLHPTNNAFLQSILRLVEKVNNPNKAFLILYFVSNYARDGADQVEASYECWKFVKEKGHLITDPKSREQVAKVKRRYPIQKTQHLLYVYGLTDEKLLRQVENPTELIQALYHHELILKSSKVDINALVAEIAKLHDLCLATIQYRLLQKWLALTMESAGDGTILEETFMEEQNWPEQANGAESSNSQDASENVNRAFYILSSWPKAEAVKFLVGLIFKGGSVNTSTQLQMYECYSKLNDGSNSFTNTISQRQFISIKCVHELKALGYKSNLEKFSDDHCNKIDILKMIWQRNAQNPLSLEVMANICLGFDIHLPQIWNGILKRMVMFHMVRELNALLDVLSCRPHLLHLDGLAQAWDYVLCHPLQNAVELRSFKQEEVLHKTLLRLQGCPVVHALNLLQFAQLCIVVHRPHMAASLLSFCQSSEQRQKIKKMIHSHPVENLRQQILDLEDAGILPVVLNFALKELNL; encoded by the exons ATGTGGAGCAACTTCGAGGCGTCCTCCCTGGAGGACGAAACCATCTCCAACATATTTTCGTCGCGAGGCATCTTCCAAATAAGCAGTGAAGAGGAA GTAAACAAATATCCAGATGTCATGGCCTCCGTGCAGTGCGGCAAGATGGTCATTGGCATCGACAAGAGCCTTTTGCTCCTGGAGGACGAACTGGTGGCCAAGTGCAGCTTTCTGGCATTCGGGGCAGCCATTGAGGCCATTGCCATTTCTTCAAGCGGCAACCTGATTGTATGCGGCCTCAGCGATGGCGAAGTTCACGGAGTGTTCATCAAGGGCCTGCTCCTGTTCAGCGTGGCCGTCAATCTGGAGGACGTGAGCCTAACTGGCGGGACCTTCCGGAGCATCCATCAACTGGATCAGCGGTTTTACTTCACCTGTAAGAATGGAAGCATCTATAG CTTAAGCGACATTGATGAGACCTGCTTGGAAACGTTAGGCAATATGAGCCTGAATGAAAACGAAACTATAGCTTGCGAAAAGGCCCTGCTCGAGGACGTCACCATTCAACGTCTTTCCAAGGGCAGATCCTCGTGCAGCGTGGACTGTGCAGTGCTGCTCAAGCGGCTGCTGACCGGCAACATCAGTGCCGAGAACAATCAGGATGATCTGGAGGCGCAACCCGGTCTAGTTATCACTGGAGATCAAAGCACTATGAACTTTAGGAATGCAGCCAATGACGTGACACGAATAAATTTGCCCGCTCAGTACGGCAGCCTAAAGCAGATCTTCAACTTGGAACACTATAT TATCGCACTCACCGATTCCGGCCACTTGGTGGAGATTTGTCCATACACTCGCACAGTGTACATGTGTCAAACTACCCAACAAAAAAATCTGCTCATCGAGGATCTGCTGGTTATGGAGTGCAGCGAAGATAACATTGAGCTTCTGGTGCTGACGAAATCAACGGCGGAGGGACGCTTCATTAAGATAGTGGAGTACCCAA CGCTCAATGTGAAGAACGAGGTAGAAGTTCCTGATCACGCATGGCTTGTGCGTCAGCCTAAGTGTGCGGTCAATCTGTATTATCTGGCTGCCAAGGAAGTCAACCAGAGCAGCATACCCTCCGTGGTGGAGATGATGCTCGTTTCCGAGACCGACCCCAGTGATCGTTTTAAGAAGCTGATTTGCAAGGGGCGACTGGAGGAGGCTGAG GAATTTGGCAAGCAGTTTGAGCTGTGCCTCCAGCCCATCTATGAAGCCAAAGCGAAACGCATTTTGGTCGAGCTTTGCAACTCGAATTCACAAAACGTGGACACTAAATTCCAAGACTTGCTGCAACTGCTGTCTCAGGTGGAAAGTAAGGCATTCATAAAGAGCCATCGCATGATCAACTTGAACTCGAGGCACATCCTTGAGCGGTATCTTCACGAGGTCAAGAAGCGGTTGACTTTTgaggacgacgaggaggatATGTTGGAAATCGACGAGCAACTGCACCGACTTAAAACTCTGGCCATAATAGATCCCTACGAATGCAACACGGATTGGCAGAAGTTTATTTACGATAACAACTTGGTCAGGATGGTCAAGTCGCTATTCAACACAGATATGCCCACGGCTTGTCTCATTTGGCGGCGGCATTCGAGCAGCATTCTGCCGCTGCTAAACGAAGATGAGTTGCGCACGCTTTTAGGGTTCATTCCGAGCAACACCAAGCCCTTCAACGTTGTCCAGTGGTTGCGTCAGTTCATTCCGATGGTCAGCAACACCCATCCTAGCATAATGCCCTTTATCACTGACTGGAGTATTGAGATGACGCGGAATCTGCAGTATAGTCCGCATTGGCCGGATATCGGCCTGGAGTTCTGCACAAAGATACTGGACATTTTTGAGGAAATCCAGTTTACTTACTC CGATGTGCGGCGTCAGCAAGAGCGCAACGTTGGAAAACTGCGGGATCTTGTCAACGCACTGCAGGATCTTTCTGTGCTTAAGACCAACTATAACATGGGCTTTACACTGGACAACTACATGCAGGATTCCATCGACGCCACTGCGTTGAGCATTTTGCAACACGTTCAACTAGATAAGCTTCAGCGTCTGGTGAAGAACTTCATGTACCCGATCTTCCAGGAGAAGGGACGGCAGCCACTGGACGTGATTAAACAGTACATATCACAGTTAGTAGCCAGTCGGCTATCTTCTAGTTCATGGCTGGATCGGGCGATGGCTTGCATTGAGCTGCTTCACAACGAAGACAGCCGTTTGGAGTGCGCCTTGTCTGTGCTGCAAAACGCACCTGTGCCCTGGCCTGATACACTAGCTCCTCTAATCCGGCTGCGTGCCTCCACTCATCCATTGGCCGTGAAGATCAATGCCGAGTATGAGATTCAGGTGATTAAGATCATGAAGGTCAAGTACGGCTGGCCGGCCGACAGCTCCGATATCAACCTGGAGCTTTTCATGATGCGCATTGTGAAGTTGAAccttccggacatgctggacgACATCAGCGCCCTCACCAAGGCGGCGCCGGAGTTATCAACTAGTGCCAACTTTAACTGCTGCTATCAAATGGCACGGAGAGGACAAGTTGAGATGGCTTATGAATTCTTCAAAAAGCTGAATGGTGAGAAAAATTCGAAGAGCGCGAAGGAAGTGGTGGAGATCATGGCTAACATCTTGGAGAACAGCTCCTCTGCTTCGTTTGAAAGTGATATTAAAGTGCAGGAGCACCTGAACGTCCTTGAGCTTTTTAAGTTGTTCTTGCCGCATGTTGAGTCCGTTTATGAGCGCCGCTACCTAGTGATCAAGCATCGTTTCCGCCTAAGGAAATTCGGCATCCTTTtgagctgcagcagcgagCTGATACCGCTGCACAGACGTCATTGCCTTCTGGATGAGGCCATTGAAAGGATAATTGAGCGGGCCCAGGCCACGCTGAATGTGTCCGCATTCATAGCCAGCGAAATAAGCGAACTGTGTACCGCTCTCGGTCTTCCGAAAGTATTTGGTTTGCACCGCATTTGCCAACGCATTGGATGCCTGCCCCTCAGCTGCGCCCTCGCTTATCATGTTGTAAGCTTCGTCGACTGTGTGCCCGCCAATGCAGGCGAGTTCGTCAATCTTGCACTTGAGCTGCTGGTTCAGCAAATTGAAAGCGCCAAGGGAAAGAATCAGG AAACGGCCTCCTCCCTGCAGTTGATCAATGAAAACGATCCGCTTAGCTTTTATTTAGCGTACGAGTTGCTCACCTCCGCCCTGCTCCACGAGAGCAGCCGTCGTCACGATCTAGTTGAACTCATCAAATACATACGCGTGGCCGTAATCCACTACCCGCTAGACGCCATTAAGAGTCACTACGACGGCAAGGAGCAGGCCGTCAACGAGCACATCTGCCGGGCCCTCGATGGGATTTCGGTAGCCCTGGGCGAAACCACAATAAACTTCAGTTGTGCTCTTAACGGATCCTTTGACGTGAAGACTCTGACGGTTCCAACGACTACGAAGAAGCGCTACTCGGTGTCCATGTTTGATGAAGTAGAAGTGCAGCCTATCCAGCAGCAGCCTCAGAAG AAAAGCGTCGGAGGTCGCATGGCAATAGTGAAGTTCTTGGCTCGCACTCTGTTGCTTATGGTAATCGAAACGGAGCCAAACAACTCATTGCTGATGCAGGTTCGCAATGAACTGCCGGAGAACACAAAAGCGGATGTCGAAAGTGCTTGCGCTGACTTCTTTCTGTCACTGGAGCACTTGACGAAGGTGAAGGAGCACGACGCTTGGTACGTTATGTCGCAATATCTGCTGGATTTCCAGAAGCAAAACTGTCGCACGAAGCGGATCATCAACGAGGGCTTTATTACGCTGCAGCTGCGCCGCATATTCCGAAATGCGATGGGGAGCAAAGATGTGAACTTCATAGAGCTTTTCACCATGTTGGTGGTGGACAGCGAGGCACTAGCGCTGCTGGAGAAGCTCTCCGTTGAAGTAAAGACCGATCTGCAAAAAATCAACTTCCTGACACTATCCGCCATGTACCACGAGCATATCGAAGACTTGGACAGTGTGCACATGATACGCACCAA GAGATTGAAACTCTTCTATTACCTGGAGTTTTGCCAACAGGATCATAGAATAAAGGGCAAGTTCAATGCCGACATGGACAACATAGAGGACCTGCTTAAGGAGTTTCACAATAAGCAACTTGACGTTCAGCTTTTGGAACGCATGAGCAAGGACTTTGGGTTCGACTACCAAAAGATTCTTATTACCCAGATACTAAGCATATTGAGCGCCCAGGAGTTGCGCTTCGAGGTGAAGAGGGATACCTTCGGCGACGAGGAACTGGTTATGCTAAGCAGCGCCCAGGAAATGCGCGATATGTGCCAACCGTACATTAATGAAATCAATAATGTCGAGCTCTTTACTTCCAAGTTAAAACACTTTATTGAAGAC ATCAACATTTACTTCTACGAGTTGTACATGTGTGTGATCAACATCCTAATGTACTTCGATTCGGCTCCGAAGGAAATGGAAATCTGGATGAACATTTTGCACTTCCTGAGACACAAGATGATCACCAGAAGACGCAATCGGCCAGGTCAGGTGGAAACCGACACGTGGCTGAAATCACAAAGGGAAAATGGCGTTATGCCGAAGATATCTCGATATCGTCTGCCTTTTAAGCCCATCGTAGAGCAACCTCTTAAGGATATTCTTG ACAGCGAACTAAACGTGGACAACTGCCAAAGCTGGTTTCCACTGATTCAGATGTACACGGCTTTGAAGGGATCCAAGGATAGTTCCCAGAACTGTGACTACTTCTGCATGTCAGCAGTAAAGAATTCGATATCGGAGTACAAGTCGAAAAATGATTCGGAATCATGGAGTCTTCATCCCACGAATAATGCCTTCCTGCAGTCAATACTACGACTGGTCGAGAAGGTGAACAACCCAAACAAGGCATTTCTAATACTGTACTTCGTGTCCAACTATGCTCGTGATGGAGCCGATCAGGTGGAGGCCTCCTACGAGTGCTGGAAGTTTGTCAAGGAGAAGGGCCACCTGATTACAGATCCAAAGAGTCGCGAGCAGGTTGCCAAGGTGAAGCGACGGTATCCTATTCAGAAGACCCAGCACCTGCTGTATGTCTATGGCCTGACCGATGAGAAGCTACTGCGCCAAGTTGAGAACCCCACCGAGCTTATTCAGGCGCTCTACCACCATGAGCTGATCCTCAAGTCCAGCAAAGTGGATATTAACGCTCTGGTCGCAGAGATAGCCAAGCTGCACGACCTCTGCTTAGCCACCATCCAGTACCGCCTGCTACAGAAGTGGCTCGCTCTGACTATGGAGTCTGCGGGTGATGGTACCATTTTGGAGGAGACCTTCATGGAGGAGCAGAACTGGCCGGAGCAGGCCAACGGCGCAGAGTCCTCCAACAGCCAGGACGCCAGCGAGAACGTAAATAGAGCGTTTTACATACTTTCCAGTTGGCCAAAGGCGGAGGCAGTCAAGTTCCTTGTGGGTCTGATCTTCAAGGGCGG TTCGGTAAACACCTCCACACAGCTGCAAATGTACGAGTGCTATTCCAAGCTAAACGATGGCAGCAACTCCTTTACCAACACGATTAGCCAACGCCAGTTCATCAGCATCAAGTGTGTGCACGAGCTCAAGGCTCTGGGCTACAAGTCGAACCTGGAGAAGTTCTCCGACGACCATTGCAACAAGATTGACATTCTGAAGATGATCTGGCAGCGTAATGCGCAGAATCCCCTTTCGCTGGAAGTCATGGCCAACATTTGCCTGGGCTTTGATATACACTTGCCGCAGATCTGGAACGGCATTCTGAAGCGCATGGTCATGTTCCATATGGTGCGCGAGCTGAACGCCTTGTTGGATGTACTCAGCTGCCGGCCGCATCTACTTCACCTGGATGGACTGGCCCAGGCCTGGGACTATGTGCTCTGCCATCCTCTGCAGAACGCAGTCGAGCTACGATCCTTTAAGCAGGAAGAGGTGCTCCACAAGACGCTGCTGCGCCTGCAGGGCTGTCCGGTGGTGCACGCCCTCAACCTGCTACAGTTCGCCCAGCTCTGCATCGTCGTCCATCGACCGCACATGGCCGCCTCTCTACTCAGCTTCTGCCAGAGCAGCGAGCAACGCCAAAAGATCAAAAAG ATGATACATTCCCATCCGGTGGAGAACCTTCGGCAACAGATCTTGGATCTGGAAGATGCTGGTATTTTGCCGGTGGTGCTGAACTTTGCGCTCAAGGAACTAAATCTGTAA
- the CG1635 gene encoding uncharacterized protein translates to MMRSLIGAQKCWGLIRTRNFMELPTKQVPASFALFKRHYSPPTHIKQSAVANESGTMAEVKQGMMKRLGLEPGYNPLPKSREQLLKYQPKLEDLPPRAMQDSFTSAIIPLSTDRSLQDKYVTYLGNVRFGRLLEDMDLFAAWCCHKHLVLPNLPEGVHLPYTFVTILVDRIDFTNVLASGTQDIRLSGHVSWVGTSSIEVVVWLEQMVGGRYQKLTRALFLMAARNANNTGAAPVNPLQPANEEEKVILAGGADRKKKRQILCAQSIFKVEPNDPEQTIMYELYKRTTPTNTLELNKRILPPNCRWMEDSFQMSTIPSFPEHRNHHNRVFGGFLMRSALEISWAAAYLYCKTRPKLEHISDISFEKPVSVNSFIKMTAYVVYTKENYVQIMTVADVMDPQTGSQVTTNTFYYTFSSPDTVTEVLPRSYHETMWYIQGRRKFEASMGPV, encoded by the exons ATGATGCGTTCTTTGATAGGAGCACAAAAGTGCTGGGGCCTGATCCGCACCAGGAACTTTATGGAATTACCCACCAAACAGGTGCCAGCATCCTTCGCATTGTTCAA GCGTCACTACTCACCGCCCACGCATATCAAGCAATCAGCGGTCGCCAATGAATCCGGAACCATGGCGGAGG TCAAGCAGGGGATGATGAAGCGATTGGGGCTGGAGCCCGGTTACAACCCGCTGCCCAAATCCAGGGAGCAGCTGCTCAAGTACCAGCCGAAGCTGGAGGATCTGCCTCCAAGAGCTATGCAGGATTCCTTCACCTCGGCCATCATTCCTCTGAGCACGGACCGCAGTTTGCAGGACAAATATGTGACCTATCTGGGCAATGTGCGATTCGGGCGACTTCTGGAGGACATGGACTTGTTTGCTG CTTGGTGCTGTCATAAACACCTGGTTCTGCCCAATCTGCCGGAGGGAGTTCATCTGCCGTACACCTTTGTGACCATTCTGGTGGACCGCATCGATTTCACCAATGTCTTGGCTTCAGGCACCCAAGATATCCGTTTGTCTGGGCACGTTTCCTGGGTGGGAACCAGTTCAATTGAGGTGGTAGTGTGGCTGGAACAGATGGTTGGCGGGAGGTACCAAAAGTTAACCCGTGCCTTGTTCCTGATGGCAGCAAGAAACGCTAACAATACCGGAGCGGCTCCTGTGAACCCCTTACAGCCGGCCAACGAGGAAGAGAAAGTGATTCTGGCTGGCGGCGCAGATAGAAAGAAGAAACGTCAGATTCTCTGTGCTCAGTCCATCTTTAAGGTGGAACCCAATGACCCGGAGCAGACAATTATGTACGAGCTGTACAAAAGGACAACTCCCACCAACACTTTGGAACTCAACAAGCGCATCCTGCCACCAAACTGTCGCTGGATGGAGGACTCTTTCCAGATGAGCACTATTCCCTCATTTCCGGAGCACAGGAACCACCACAACCGGGTCTTCGGAGGCTTCCTCATGCGAAGTGCCCTGGAGATAAGCTGGGCAGCAGCCTACCTCTACTGCAAAACGCGACCCAAGCTGGAGCACATATCCGACATCAGCTTCGAGAAGCCCGTCAGCGTGAACAGCTTCATCAAGATGACCGCCTATGTGGTGTACACCAAGGAGAACTACGTGCAGATCATGACCGTTGCAGATGTGATGGACCCACAAACGGGCAGCCAGGTGACCACCAACACGTTCTACTACACCTTCTCGTCTCCGGACACGGTTACCGAGGTGCTGCCCCGCTCCTACCACGAAACCATGTGGTACATCCAAGGTCGTCGAAAGTTCGAGGCCAGCATGGGCCCAGTGTAG